A single genomic interval of Longimicrobiaceae bacterium harbors:
- a CDS encoding DUF971 domain-containing protein — protein MARDASTTPAQIGPNEDASQLRIRWSDGAVSDYPPRYLRLCCPCAGCVEEMTGRPLLDPAAVPMDVHPLAIHHVGQYALRFDWSDDHRTGIYPFDYLRDISPSS, from the coding sequence GTGGCGCGAGACGCCAGCACCACCCCGGCCCAGATCGGGCCCAACGAAGACGCGTCGCAGCTGCGAATCCGCTGGAGCGACGGCGCCGTGTCGGACTACCCGCCGCGCTACCTGCGCCTGTGCTGCCCGTGTGCCGGCTGCGTGGAGGAGATGACCGGCCGGCCGCTGCTGGACCCGGCCGCGGTGCCGATGGACGTGCATCCGCTCGCCATCCACCACGTAGGCCAGTACGCCCTCCGCTTCGACTGGAGCGACGACCATCGCACCGGCATCTACCCTTTCGACTACCTCCGCGACATCTCGCCCAGTAGCTGA